A region of Nakaseomyces glabratus chromosome E, complete sequence DNA encodes the following proteins:
- the LYS5 gene encoding holo-[acyl-carrier-protein] synthase (CAGL0E05104g~Ortholog(s) have enzyme activator activity, holo-[acyl-carrier-protein] synthase activity and role in peptidyl-serine phosphopantetheinylation, protein-cofactor linkage): MSDWLSLAKSNDPHIVVLTMDVHLSYFRDEYNFEEALRLLPFEWQCRVIQKRAHKDKVTALCNRLLQLYGCRLELNTQAIDFTQGKYGKPFVKNTESFNFSMTNGENFVSIIMANLFQTEVGIDLASINDFTSEGDLKIYEDVLSTEEYEKINNQTNLLDMKRLFAFYWSVKECYTKYLGVGLNGDLKIINVSLFSAPLINEAVSTFKLKDITFHSRWVSDNEILTYCFPAQYDFLKPIHAILNVVSVIEGIKTQFLT, encoded by the coding sequence ATGTCTGATTGGCTTTCTTTGGCCAAGAGCAATGACCCACATATAGTGGTATTGACCATGGATGTGCATTTGAGCTACTTTAGGGATgaatataattttgaagaagcatTGAGGTTGTTACCTTTTGAATGGCAATGTAGAGTTATACAAAAGAGGGCTCACAAAGATAAGGTAACTGCCTTGTGCAACAGACTTTTGCAATTGTACGGTTGCAGGCTTGAATTAAACACACAGGCTATAGATTTTACTCAGGGTAAATATGGAAAACCGTTTGTGAAGAACACAGAATCATTTAACTTTAGCATGACCAATGGAGAGAATTTTGTAAGCATTATTATGGCCAACTTATTCCAAACAGAAGTGGGTATAGACTTGGCATCAATAAATGACTTCACATCAGAGGGCGATTTGAAAATCTACGAAGATGTACTCTCTACAGAAGAGTATGAAAAAATCAACAATCAAACAAATCTGTTAGATATGAAAAGACTATTTGCCTTTTACTGGTCAGTAAAAGAATGCTATACAAAATACTTGGGTGTTGGACTTAATGGTGATCTCAAGATTATCAACGTGTCTTTGTTTAGTGCACCACTAATAAATGAAGCAGTTTCCACTTTCAAATTGAAGGATATCACCTTCCACTCCCGGTGGGTCAGTGATAATGAGATACTAACATATTGTTTTCCGGCGCAATATGATTTTTTAAAACCTATACATGCCATACTAAATGTAGTAAGTGTCATTGAAGGAATTAAAACCCAATTCTTAACATGA
- the PEX14 gene encoding Pex14p (CAGL0E05082g~Ortholog(s) have peroxisome matrix targeting signal-1 binding, peroxisome matrix targeting signal-2 binding, protein binding, bridging activity), translated as MPVTSERKELFDSAVSFLQDSAIKDAPLDKKVEFLKSKGLGDEEVELALQEAGRRFRDAGNAASDEETATQGNLGHSLNTTTRRRQEYMYEAIPPPLPQRDWKDYFVMATMTAGLFYGVYEVTKRYVVPNLLPESTSKLEQDKEDIKKEFEKVDQILSAIQDEQADFKEKEQEKLNELDEVISDLKMALRETTNTKEKMEDDFRLLKLEITTLQNSIDKFMSDNSNVKELETLSREVMSLKNLITVAKTNKDIQNGTGGSNLSGMPGKSLSPGGLPGADSIPSAADILARMNISGVAGKSAVQDHDPNESGTEPQWKKVKDNMVDSSEFIPEWQRAKTPNDQAKLDIPEWQKAALKSDDKLDIPDWQNIKSSSQNTSEDN; from the coding sequence ATGCCAGTTACAAGTGAGAGAAAGGAATTATTTGACTCCGCAGTATCCTTTTTGCAAGACTCGGCGATTAAGGATGCCCCTTTGGATAAGAAGGTGGAGTTTTTAAAGAGCAAAGGTCTGGGCGATGAGGAAGTAGAGTTGGCCTTGCAAGAGGCTGGAAGGCGTTTTCGGGATGCTGGTAATGCGGCGTCGGATGAGGAAACTGCGACCCAAGGAAATTTAGGGCACAGTTTGAACACGACAACAAGAAGGCGTCAAGAATATATGTATGAAGCTATTCCACCCCCTTTACCTCAGAGAGACTGGAAGGACTATTTTGTGATGGCCACTATGACAGCGGGTCTGTTTTATGGTGTCTATGAAGTAACCAAGAGATATGTAGTTCCAAATCTCTTACCAGAGTCTACTTCCAAACTCGAACAGGACAAGGAAGACATCAAGAAAGAGTTTGAGAAGGTGGATCAGATACTCTCTGCTATTCAGGACGAACAAGCCGATTTTAAAGAGAAGGAACAAGAGAAATTGAATGAATTGGATGAGGTAATAAGTGACCTGAAGATGGCATTGCGTGAAACAACTAAtacaaaagagaaaatgGAAGATGACTTCCGTCTCCtaaaattagaaataaCTACGTTGCAAAATAGCATTGATAAATTTATGTCAGATAACTCCAACGTGAAAGAGTTGGAAACCCTATCCAGAGAAGTAATgtctttgaaaaatttaattACAGTAGCAAAGACAAACAAGGATATTCAGAATGGTACAGGTGGCAGTAATTTGTCCGGCATGCCAGGCAAATCTTTATCTCCTGGTGGTCTTCCAGGCGCTGATTCCATTCCATCAGCTGCAGATATTCTGGCAAGAATGAATATAAGCGGTGTTGCAGGAAAATCAGCAGTGCAAGATCACGATCCAAACGAGAGCGGTACAGAACCCCAATGGAAGAAAGTCAAGGATAATATGGTAGATTCGTCAGAGTTTATTCCAGAATGGCAAAGGGCGAAGACTCCCAATGATCAAGCTAAGCTTGACATCCCCGAGTGGCAGAAGGCAGCTTTAAAGAGTGATGATAAGCTGGATATTCCAGACTGGCAAAACATAAAATCGAGCTCCCAAAATACTTCAGAAGATAATTAA
- the NUT1 gene encoding Nut1p (CAGL0E05060g~Ortholog(s) have role in regulation of transcription from RNA polymerase II promoter, transcription from RNA polymerase II promoter and mediator complex, mitochondrion localization) — MESKSLNTLALRCAARKIPASEFLNLYKEFYNETFPANSIDNDDAKTQEGSGSQDKTDVEESISKPVGSKNDPVAILCAEFMKLLENGKYVILADYVVEVLFVNYHSELVREFLPKLKDLMNKGILIHFFSKSCAFFVNLTDNLVISQLIKDLRATIVPCILETNFCDISNELVVAIAKFLQAVLRFTPQPIQINSETYRDNTFNLTKRLSLINKILSKKFAGIIDKKLQFKEVLGPFTKDSTLDFDNSPSITSPQFIPSPLPSMKERSVTSSQSAIKYKDLKLLRYYKNIWLNSKLMNWQPFDSEFISNYSAIKSSLYPDQVQNIQNVDLLFTDLIETAFTCFAQFVSNKLYHQSNSTYNLLERKWILFLSKILPLLVYKNSSRTAHVIGNALDGIDDKVIKAISAYYQENDDGRSRNDDLFDDYPSTSLDIRHDFIKSLTMLGVVPPVFITNYLRGDQTVDSKALATTDDLTFTNQQGIIEIVNDIPNFIRSSLEGMEMENVSEPTLVSSNGLLQVLSNFDTVSPTKQFELANAIVDMLSESSTTFELNTFVKLTAVLTFNYSHSLTSILMYVTPEVLTKLYLEFVDKHWNSQVIGKQETDGESQFENVNISMSFSWAILMLTILYKQYHIDFVSMRADYTTDNIKNSFAITFVENLPDISDLFFIDEKNSDDPEVQVKSHKLVRDWLNDLFVNGSLSDSLLQNIEPKQLAILVPYIFKQVTLAMEIGAVGDLQNLIGGFEYFLQPFMLVGLIKVMYWLEQYLSCLKSDETDEKLIQKVLSLLNTIICPSTLNEDSKAFHFAVLRLNAIPLLGILYQFRSNKHAESNYGIYSSDNEGNPTLELMISRLISSLSISPVYDIDSTILVTDNNFVQKPPKFQSFFVTNEISMNKMLTNQMNSFWSLHSSTYYNLDFLKTLIDTLTPKQFLLDVLRTLEYKVETLGVKDVRNKSSSNESDQVIDYLFYFLVLYDIENSEDAKAMAQFMEDTVDISINGDSGIVKQETQPKSEYNPDDDIDMLFGENDTSMQANEEDTLDNKELKSDRNCALGKNRHTFGFIIHEIKLSYGTLESDSMSYEDYKKICEYHSRYLKMLKTCIF; from the coding sequence ATGGAGAGCAAGTCCCTGAATACTTTAGCCCTTCGCTGTGCTGCAAGAAAGATTCCAGCTTCGGAGTTTCTAAATCTTTATAAAGAATTCTATAATGAAACTTTTCCAGCAAACTCAATTGACAATGATGACGCCAAGACACAAGAAGGGAGTGGTTCTCAAGATAAAACTGATGTTGAAGAATCCATAAGTAAACCAGTTGGCTCGAAAAATGATCCTGTAGCTATACTATGTGCCGAATTTATGAAATTACTCGAGAATGGTAAATATGTTATCCTAGCTGACTATGTGGTAGAAGTCTTGTTTGTCAATTATCATTCTGAGTTAGTTCGGGAATTTCTACCCAAGTTGAAAGACCTAATGAATAAGGGTATTctaatacattttttttcgaAGAGTTGTGCGTTTTTCGTTAATCTGACAGACAATTTGGTGATTTCTCAACTAATAAAGGACCTACGAGCAACGATTGTGCCGTGCATACTAGAGACCAACTTCTGTGATATTTCTAATGAACTGGTGGTAGCTATTGCCAAATTTTTGCAGGCCGTTTTGAGATTCACACCTCAGCcaattcaaataaattCCGAGACTTATAGAGATAATACATTCAATTTGACAAAAAGACTTTCATTaattaacaaaattttaTCTAAGAAATTTGCAGGAATTATAGATAAAAAACTACAATTCAAAGAGGTTCTAGGACCGTTTACCAAAGATTCTACCCTAGACTTTGATAACTCGCCATCAATTACTTCCCCTCAGTTTATACCAAGCCCTCTCCCAAGCATGAAGGAAAGAAGTGTTACTTCCTCACAATCTGCAATTAAGTATAAGGATCTGAAACTTCTACGGTACTATAAAAACATATGGCTCAATAGTAAACTCATGAATTGGCAGCCATTCGATTCCGAGTTTATTTCGAATTATTCGGCGATAAAATCAAGTCTTTATCCTGATCAGGtacaaaatatacaaaatgTAGACCTGTTGTTTACAGACCTTATTGAAACTGCATTCACATGTTTTGCTCAATTTGTTAGTAACAAACTATATCACCAGTCCAATTCAACTTACAATCTACTGGAAAGAAAATggattttattcttatcGAAGATACTACCTCTACTGGTATATAAAAATTCATCCAGAACTGCGCATGTTATAGGTAATGCGCTTGATGGCATTGATGATAAGGTCATCAAAGCAATCAGTGCTTATTACCAAGAGAATGATGATGGGCGTAGTCGGAATGATGACTTATTTGATGACTATCCTTCTACTAGTCTTGATATAAGGCATGATTTTATAAAATCATTGACTATGCTGGGTGTAGTGCCACCTGTTTTCATTACCAATTACCTACGAGGCGATCAAACGGTGGATTCTAAGGCATTGGCTACAACAGATGATCTGACTTTCACAAATCAACAAGGAATTATTGAGATAGTAAATGACATCCCAAACTTTATCCGATCTTCTTTAGAAGGAATGGAAATGGAAAATGTTTCTGAACCTACTTTAGTTTCATCCAACGGTCTACTACAAGTGCTATCTAACTTTGATACAGTTTCACCAACTAAGCAATTCGAGTTGGCAAATGCTATTGTTGACATGCTTAGTGAATCAAGCACGACATTTGAACTTAATACTTTTGTAAAGTTGACTGCTGTTTTAACTTTTAATTATTCCCATTCTTTGACATCTATCCTGATGTATGTGACACCTGAGGTTTTAACAAAATTGTATCTGGAGTTTGTTGATAAGCATTGGAATTCACAAGTAATTGGAAAACAGGAAACTGATGGTGAATctcaatttgaaaatgtaaatatatCCATGTCATTTAGTTGGGCGATATTAATGTTAACAATACTTTATAAACAATATCACATTGATTTTGTTAGCATGCGCGCGGACTATACCACtgataatatcaaaaattcaTTTGCTATCACGTTTGTGGAAAATTTACCCGATATATCagatttgttttttattgatgaGAAGAACTCGGATGATCCAGAAGTTCAAGTGAAATCCCACAAACTTGTAAGAGATTGGTTGAACGATTTGTTTGTTAATGGATCTCTGTCAGATTCGTTGttgcaaaatattgaacCAAAGCAACTAGCGATCCTTGTTCCATACATATTCAAACAAGTCACTTTGGCAATGGAAATAGGAGCTGTTGGTGACTTGCAAAATTTGATAGGTGGATTCGAATATTTTTTACAGCCATTTATGCTAGTTGGTTTAATAAAAGTAATGTACTGGCTTGAGCAATACCTTTCGTGTTTGAAAAGTGACGAAACTgatgaaaaattaattCAAAAAGTGCTGTCATTGTTGAACACCATTATATGCCCTTCCACGCTCAACGAAGACTCAAAAGCATTTCACTTTGCTGTCCTAAGACTCAATGCAATTCCGCTGCTAGGGATTTTATATCAGTTTAGATCCAATAAGCATGCTGAATCTAATTATGGAATTTACTCCTCAGATAATGAGGGAAACCCTACTCTCGAATTAATGATATCAAGGTTAATATCTTCGTTGTCTATATCCCCTGTCTATGATATTGATTCCACTATCTTGGTCACAGACAATAATTTTGTACAAAAGCCACCAAAGTTTCAAAGCTTTTTTGTAACAAATGAAATCTCAATGAATAAGATGTTGACTAATCAAATGAACTCTTTTTGGAGCTTGCATAGCAGCacatattataatttaGACTTTCTGAAGACCCTTATAGATACTTTGACCCCaaaacaatttttgttAGATGTTTTGCGAACCCTTGAGTATAAAGTGGAAACCCTAGGTGTTAAAGATGTAAGAAATAAATCCTCCAGCAATGAATCGGACCAAGTCATTGACTatcttttctattttctgGTTCTGTATGATATAGAAAACAGTGAAGATGCAAAGGCCATGGCGCAGTTCATGGAAGATACTGTTGATATATCAATCAATGGTGATTCGGGTATTGTTAAGCAAGAAACACAACCTAAATCTGAATATAATCCAGATGATGATATAGATATGTTATTTGGTGAAAATGACACTAGCATGCAAGccaatgaagaagatactCTAGATAATAAGGAATTGAAGAGTGACAGAAACTGCGCTCTTGGAAAGAATAGACACACATTTGGATTCATAATACATGAAATTAAACTATCCTACGGAACTTTGGAAAGCGATTCTATGTCATATGAAGATTATAAGAAAATCTGCGAATACCACAGCAGATACTTAAAAATGTTAAAAACctgtattttttaa